Proteins encoded by one window of Ramlibacter tataouinensis:
- the trxA gene encoding thioredoxin translates to MIDVTIENFETEVIAASMNQPVLVDFWAPWCGPCKVIGPILEKLEAEYAGRFKLVKIDSDQEQQLAAAFGIRSIPTCILLMNGQPVDGFMGALPEGQLRQFLDKHLPAAAETVEAEEAMVEAPQEAGDRLEQLQHAVATNPADDEARFDYVKALLLAGRLADARTAFEPVAGKAAGIRRLESLQRVIEALDFAAQQGAAAPAEAALDARIAANRRDFEARFGRAQLLLAQQRWTEAMDELLEILMRDKAWNEDAARKTYIAILDLIEPPRPQVAEGQIPPDDPTVATYRRRLSSVVLS, encoded by the coding sequence ATGATCGACGTCACGATCGAGAACTTCGAAACCGAAGTCATCGCCGCTTCCATGAACCAGCCGGTGCTGGTCGATTTCTGGGCCCCCTGGTGCGGCCCCTGCAAGGTGATCGGGCCGATCCTGGAAAAGCTGGAGGCCGAATACGCGGGCCGCTTCAAGCTGGTGAAGATCGACTCCGACCAGGAGCAGCAGCTGGCCGCCGCCTTCGGCATCCGCAGCATCCCGACCTGCATCCTGCTGATGAACGGCCAGCCGGTCGATGGCTTCATGGGTGCGCTGCCCGAGGGCCAGCTGCGGCAATTCCTCGACAAGCACCTGCCGGCGGCAGCCGAGACCGTCGAGGCGGAAGAGGCGATGGTCGAAGCCCCGCAGGAAGCCGGCGACCGGCTGGAACAGCTGCAGCACGCCGTGGCCACCAACCCGGCCGACGACGAGGCCCGATTCGACTATGTCAAGGCGCTGCTGCTGGCCGGCCGGCTGGCCGACGCGCGAACCGCGTTCGAGCCGGTGGCCGGCAAGGCCGCGGGCATCCGCCGGCTCGAATCACTGCAGCGGGTGATCGAGGCCCTGGACTTTGCGGCCCAGCAGGGCGCTGCGGCGCCGGCCGAGGCCGCGCTGGACGCCCGCATCGCCGCCAACCGGCGCGACTTCGAGGCCCGCTTCGGCCGCGCGCAACTGCTGCTGGCGCAGCAGCGCTGGACCGAGGCGATGGACGAGCTGCTGGAGATCCTGATGCGCGACAAGGCCTGGAACGAGGATGCCGCGCGCAAGACCTACATCGCCATCCTGGACCTGATCGAGCCACCCCGGCCGCAGGTGGCCGAAGGCCAGATCCCGCCCGACGACCCGACGGTGGCGACCTACCGGCGCCGGCTGTCCAGCGTGGTGCTGTCCTAG
- a CDS encoding 5-(carboxyamino)imidazole ribonucleotide synthase, which produces MSGSTAWPLPPGSTLGVMGGGQLGRMFVHAAQQLGYGTAVLDPDEASPAGLVSHVHVRAAYDDRAGLARLAQVAQAITTEFENVPAQALQALAAQRPVAPGHAAVAIAQDRAQEKAHFQRCGVPCAPHAVIASADDLQQVPADLLPGVLKTARLGYDGKGQARVADRAALAAAWDELRRVPCVLERLLPLAAECSVLVARGADGAMVHLPVQRNLHRGGILAVTEVGAGVLPEATAQQAIEATRAIAQGLGYVGVLCVEFFLLQDGALVVNEMAPRPHNSGHWSIDGADVSQFELQVRTLAGLPLVAPRQHSHAVMLNLLGELWFARGAQAQEPPWAEVLALPGVHLHLYGKASARPGRKMGHLTVTAADAAAARATALRACELLGIEPFREP; this is translated from the coding sequence ATGAGCGGGTCTACGGCGTGGCCGCTGCCGCCTGGCAGCACACTGGGCGTGATGGGGGGCGGCCAGCTCGGCCGCATGTTCGTGCACGCGGCCCAGCAACTGGGCTACGGCACCGCGGTGCTCGACCCCGACGAAGCTAGCCCGGCCGGGCTGGTCAGCCATGTCCACGTGCGTGCGGCCTACGACGACCGCGCCGGGCTCGCGCGGCTGGCGCAGGTGGCGCAGGCCATCACCACCGAATTCGAGAACGTGCCGGCCCAGGCGCTGCAGGCGCTGGCCGCGCAGCGGCCGGTGGCGCCCGGACACGCGGCCGTCGCCATCGCCCAGGACCGGGCCCAGGAGAAGGCCCATTTCCAGCGCTGCGGCGTGCCCTGCGCGCCGCACGCGGTGATCGCCTCGGCCGACGACCTTCAGCAGGTCCCCGCGGATCTGCTGCCCGGCGTGCTCAAGACCGCGCGGCTGGGCTACGACGGCAAGGGCCAGGCGCGGGTGGCCGACCGGGCGGCGCTGGCCGCCGCCTGGGACGAGCTGCGCCGGGTGCCCTGCGTGCTGGAGCGCCTGCTGCCGCTGGCGGCCGAATGCTCGGTGCTGGTGGCGCGCGGCGCCGATGGCGCCATGGTCCACCTGCCGGTGCAGAGGAACCTGCACCGCGGCGGCATCCTGGCCGTCACCGAAGTGGGCGCCGGCGTGCTGCCCGAAGCCACGGCGCAGCAGGCGATCGAGGCCACCCGCGCGATCGCGCAGGGGCTCGGCTACGTCGGCGTGCTGTGCGTGGAGTTCTTCCTGCTGCAGGACGGCGCGCTGGTGGTCAACGAGATGGCGCCGCGGCCGCACAACAGCGGCCACTGGAGCATCGACGGCGCCGACGTGTCGCAGTTCGAGCTGCAGGTGCGCACCCTGGCCGGGCTGCCGCTGGTGGCGCCGCGCCAGCACAGCCACGCGGTCATGCTCAACCTGCTGGGCGAGCTGTGGTTCGCGCGGGGTGCCCAGGCGCAGGAGCCGCCGTGGGCCGAGGTGCTGGCGCTGCCCGGCGTGCACCTGCACCTGTACGGCAAGGCCAGCGCGCGGCCGGGGCGCAAGATGGGGCACCTCACGGTCACGGCCGCCGACGCGGCCGCCGCCCGCGCCACCGCGCTGCGCGCCTGCGAGCTGCTGGGCATCGAGCCGTTCCGAGAGCCATGA
- a CDS encoding L-threonylcarbamoyladenylate synthase, which produces MIRDPSDPAALQEAVAALQAGELVAFPTETVYGLGADAGNDAAVAKIFAAKGRPSDHPLIVHVPDGAAVGRFAADVPAFAQRLIDAFWPGPLTLILPRRPEVARAAAGGHATIGLRCPAHPVAHALLLAGAQASPPVAGLAAPSANRFGRVSPTSAAHVAAEFGAALRVLDGGPCEVGIESAIVDCTRGRPVLLRPGVLTAQQIEAACGQPLAQPGELGDAAPRASGTLASHYAPRARVRLMDAEALQAALDVLGEKADGIATWSRAILQTHSPRVLRRRMPEDAREAARQLFAVLREFDAQGVQLIWVETPPADADWDGVRDRLQRAAA; this is translated from the coding sequence ATGATCCGCGACCCGAGCGACCCCGCGGCGCTGCAGGAGGCCGTCGCGGCTTTGCAGGCCGGCGAACTGGTGGCCTTTCCGACCGAGACCGTCTATGGCCTGGGCGCCGATGCCGGCAACGACGCCGCGGTGGCGAAGATCTTCGCGGCCAAGGGGCGGCCGAGCGACCACCCGCTGATCGTGCACGTGCCCGATGGCGCCGCCGTCGGCCGCTTCGCCGCCGATGTGCCGGCCTTCGCCCAGCGGTTGATCGATGCCTTCTGGCCCGGCCCGCTCACCCTGATCCTGCCGCGCCGGCCGGAGGTGGCGCGAGCCGCGGCCGGCGGCCACGCCACCATCGGCTTGCGCTGTCCGGCCCACCCGGTCGCCCACGCGCTGCTGCTGGCCGGCGCGCAGGCGTCGCCGCCGGTGGCGGGCCTGGCCGCGCCCAGCGCCAACCGCTTCGGCCGCGTCAGCCCCACCAGCGCGGCCCACGTGGCGGCGGAGTTCGGGGCTGCGCTGCGCGTGCTCGACGGCGGTCCGTGCGAAGTCGGCATCGAGTCGGCCATCGTCGACTGCACGCGCGGCCGGCCGGTCCTGCTGCGCCCCGGCGTGCTGACCGCGCAGCAGATCGAAGCCGCGTGCGGGCAACCGCTGGCGCAACCCGGCGAACTGGGCGACGCGGCGCCCCGCGCCTCCGGCACGCTGGCCTCGCACTACGCGCCGCGGGCGCGCGTGCGGCTGATGGACGCGGAGGCGCTGCAGGCCGCGCTGGACGTGCTGGGCGAAAAGGCCGACGGCATCGCCACCTGGTCGCGCGCGATCCTGCAGACGCACTCGCCCCGGGTGCTGCGGCGGCGCATGCCCGAGGACGCGCGCGAAGCGGCGCGCCAGTTGTTCGCCGTGCTGCGCGAATTCGATGCCCAGGGCGTGCAACTGATCTGGGTCGAGACGCCGCCGGCCGATGCCGACTGGGACGGCGTGCGCGACCGGCTGCAGCGCGCCGCCGCTTGA
- the fba gene encoding class II fructose-bisphosphate aldolase (catalyzes the reversible aldol condensation of dihydroxyacetonephosphate and glyceraldehyde 3-phosphate in the Calvin cycle, glycolysis, and/or gluconeogenesis) translates to MPLVSLRELLDHAAENGYGIPAFNVNNLEQVQAVMEAARETAAPVILQASAGARKYAGEPFVKHLIQAALEAYPEIPLVMHQDHGQSPDVCAGAIQLGFSSVMMDGSLEADGKTIASYEYNVDVTRKVVDMAHKLGVTVEGELGCLGSLETMRGDKEDGHGTDATMTREQLLTDPEQAADFVKKTQLDALAIAIGTSHGAYKFSRKPTGDILAIDRIKEIHRRIPNTHLVMHGSSSVPQELLAIINQYGGKMKETYGVPVEEIQEAIKYGVRKINIDTDIRLAMTGAVRKFLAENPEKFDMREWMKPAREAAKQVCKQRYLQFGCEGQAPKIQGHSLQVVAQKYQRGELAQTVN, encoded by the coding sequence ATGCCCCTCGTTTCCCTGCGCGAACTGCTGGACCACGCCGCCGAAAACGGCTATGGCATTCCGGCCTTCAACGTCAACAACCTCGAGCAGGTCCAGGCGGTGATGGAAGCCGCCCGCGAGACGGCCGCGCCGGTGATCCTGCAGGCCAGCGCCGGCGCCCGCAAGTACGCCGGCGAGCCCTTCGTCAAGCACCTGATCCAGGCGGCCCTGGAGGCCTACCCCGAAATCCCGCTGGTGATGCACCAGGACCATGGCCAGAGCCCGGACGTGTGCGCCGGCGCCATCCAGCTGGGCTTCTCGTCGGTGATGATGGACGGCTCGCTGGAGGCCGACGGCAAGACCATCGCCAGCTACGAGTACAACGTCGACGTCACGCGCAAGGTGGTCGACATGGCGCACAAGCTGGGCGTCACGGTCGAGGGCGAACTCGGCTGCCTGGGCTCGCTGGAGACCATGCGCGGCGACAAGGAAGACGGCCACGGCACCGACGCCACCATGACGCGCGAGCAGCTGCTGACCGACCCCGAGCAGGCCGCCGACTTCGTCAAGAAGACCCAGCTCGACGCGCTGGCGATCGCCATCGGCACCAGCCACGGCGCCTACAAGTTCTCGCGCAAGCCCACCGGCGACATCCTGGCGATCGACCGCATCAAGGAGATCCACCGGCGCATCCCCAACACCCACCTGGTGATGCACGGCTCGTCGTCGGTGCCGCAGGAGCTGCTGGCCATCATCAACCAGTACGGCGGCAAGATGAAGGAGACCTACGGCGTGCCGGTCGAGGAGATCCAGGAAGCCATCAAGTACGGCGTGCGCAAGATCAACATCGACACCGACATCCGCCTGGCCATGACCGGCGCGGTGCGCAAGTTCCTGGCCGAGAACCCTGAGAAGTTCGACATGCGCGAGTGGATGAAGCCGGCGCGCGAGGCCGCCAAACAGGTCTGCAAGCAGCGCTACCTGCAGTTCGGCTGCGAAGGCCAGGCGCCCAAGATCCAGGGCCACTCGCTGCAGGTCGTGGCGCAGAAGTACCAGCGCGGCGAGCTGGCGCAGACGGTGAACTGA
- a CDS encoding phosphoribosylaminoimidazolesuccinocarboxamide synthase produces MTSALHTSSLTSLPLLARGKVRDNYAVGDDRILMVATDRISAFDVIMGEPIPGKGELLTHMALFWFGKLAHLCPNHLTGELPDSVVTSAEIQQVVGRSMLVRRLKPLPIEAVVRGYLAGSGWQEYQQSQSVCGVPLPAGLTNSARLPQPIYTPASKAAAGEHDENITYERTVELVGAEVAAKVRELSLALYTEAAKIALARGLIIADTKFEFGLDESGRVVLMDEVLTPDSSRYWPVEGYEDALREGRNPPSFDKQYLRDWLEQARIHGKPWDKTPPAPRLPQEVIARTAAKYREALDRLTG; encoded by the coding sequence ATGACCTCCGCCCTGCACACCTCCTCGCTCACTTCGCTGCCGCTGCTGGCGCGCGGCAAGGTGCGCGACAACTACGCGGTCGGCGACGACCGCATCCTGATGGTCGCCACCGACCGCATCTCGGCCTTCGACGTGATCATGGGCGAGCCGATCCCCGGCAAGGGCGAGCTGCTGACCCACATGGCGCTGTTCTGGTTCGGCAAGCTGGCCCACCTGTGCCCCAACCACCTGACCGGCGAGCTGCCCGACAGCGTGGTGACCTCGGCCGAGATCCAGCAGGTGGTCGGCCGCTCCATGCTGGTGCGGCGGCTCAAGCCGCTGCCGATCGAGGCGGTGGTGCGCGGCTACCTGGCCGGCAGCGGCTGGCAGGAGTACCAGCAATCGCAGTCGGTGTGCGGCGTGCCGCTGCCGGCCGGCCTGACCAACTCGGCGCGGCTGCCGCAGCCGATCTACACGCCGGCGTCTAAGGCGGCGGCCGGCGAGCACGACGAGAACATCACCTACGAGCGCACCGTCGAGCTGGTCGGCGCCGAGGTGGCGGCCAAGGTGCGCGAGCTGAGCCTCGCCCTGTACACCGAGGCGGCGAAGATCGCGCTGGCCCGCGGCCTGATCATCGCCGACACCAAGTTCGAGTTCGGCCTCGACGAGAGCGGCCGCGTGGTGCTGATGGACGAGGTGCTGACGCCCGATTCCTCGCGCTACTGGCCGGTGGAGGGTTACGAGGACGCGCTGCGCGAAGGGCGCAACCCGCCCAGCTTCGACAAGCAGTACCTGCGCGACTGGCTGGAGCAGGCGCGCATCCACGGCAAGCCCTGGGACAAGACGCCGCCGGCGCCGCGGCTGCCGCAGGAAGTGATCGCCCGGACCGCCGCCAAGTACCGCGAGGCGCTCGACCGGCTGACGGGTTAA
- the purE gene encoding 5-(carboxyamino)imidazole ribonucleotide mutase has protein sequence MPPVQVGVVMGSGSDWDTLQHAVQILQEFGIAHEAKVVSAHRMPDEMFAYAEQAAGRGLKAIIAGAGGAAHLPGMLAAKTTVPVLGVPVPSRHLQGVDSLHSIVQMPKGIPVATFAIGAAGAANAALFAVAMLATDDERLRRQLTTFRTRQTELARATTLPPSA, from the coding sequence ATGCCCCCTGTTCAGGTCGGAGTGGTGATGGGGTCCGGCAGTGACTGGGACACCCTGCAGCACGCAGTGCAGATTCTCCAGGAATTCGGCATCGCCCATGAGGCGAAGGTCGTGTCCGCGCACCGGATGCCCGACGAGATGTTCGCCTATGCCGAACAGGCCGCCGGCCGCGGCCTCAAGGCCATCATCGCCGGCGCCGGCGGCGCCGCCCACCTGCCGGGCATGCTGGCGGCCAAGACCACGGTGCCGGTGCTGGGCGTGCCGGTGCCCAGCCGTCACCTGCAGGGCGTCGATTCGCTGCACAGCATCGTGCAGATGCCCAAGGGCATCCCGGTCGCCACCTTCGCCATCGGCGCCGCCGGCGCCGCCAACGCCGCCCTGTTCGCGGTGGCGATGCTGGCCACCGACGACGAGCGGCTGCGCCGCCAGCTCACCACCTTCCGCACCCGGCAGACCGAACTCGCGCGTGCCACCACGCTGCCGCCCTCGGCATGA